In Glycine max cultivar Williams 82 chromosome 4, Glycine_max_v4.0, whole genome shotgun sequence, the genomic stretch TATATTGAGAATCCTCCAAGAAAGCTTTTCACATGTGTCTCTATCTAATTAGCTCATGGGGTCTCACGTCTACACACTTGATCCTGTCAGCTCTGTATTTAGGTACGTAAGTGTATGATtattttgcttggttgacaTGTCACAAAACACAATGCATCTTCTCACATGTTACCATGTTCCAATGGTTTGGTGGTCATATCAACTAGTAGTAAAGAGTTACGAGGATTCATGGTATTATTTTCAAGAAGTGCTCGACATTTCTTCTTGGTCGACCAATCGGCATACGTCTCATCTTCATCATAAGCAAGTGGATATGCTTTGAATAGGTATGTCAGTCGGGATCATTGTTAATGATAGTTGGTTAATGACTACTTGTCCAATTACCATCGTGGATTGGCCTCTAGATCAAATAGTCCACAACCTTTTAAGCACAACAAGAAATTAAGTGTTTATTGTTCCTGAATATGAATCTCTTTCAACCTCCGAGTTAGACAATTCACAATCTTTCAAGCATTAACTTGTATGATGTGAAAGTTTAATCTTAATCAATTACCTAAAATCAATCTTAAGTCAATTTTCATtaccaaaatttaaataaattatagttaCATTTTTAAAACATGTGAAAAAATACCATAAAGATGCTTTTCATTATTCATCTTGTTGAATTATTTTAGTAAGCACAAAGGAAAGGAAGTTGTTTGTGACTAATGTTATTAGAATCTGTgtcattgaattttattttttaccattCAATGTTAATTTTCACGTGGATGAAAATTTAATCTTGTTGTTACTACTTGATGATAGAATTGTAGGAGCTACGAGAGTTTTGGCATTTGACTTTTAGTGTTAGTACAAGGCCGATTAACCAATTGGGTAACGAGGAACAACCACTGCTTTTGAAATCCTCCGTTCTGATAAGTATCTAGAAAGTAAGAAACTATTGGAATGAGATTTTAGAAAGCAACGCGAAGCATCCAAAGTCGCACGTGCACTTGCCAAGACATTTTTCTATGATTTCTAGATTGGCCCTACTCATTGTCAATAAGAACCAAAATTCGTTGACCAAATAACATTGATATTCATGtatcaaaagggaaaacattgAACATTGCACGtactatttacttttttttcttaaactaaaATGTTATAGTTCTGGTTAGTACTACgttttttaatccatatttaatttaagaataGATATAAACTGTTAAAAGACACTACCAAAAAAACTGTTAAAAGCGATAATTGTGCTGAATGCATCGTGAGGATAAGCACTAGGTAGTAATAAGGAAGGTATATCTGATTTTTTTCACACACACTGAGGAATTGTTGTCATTtgagaataaattttttctatttttttttatcgagaTTAAATATTGGATGAATGTGAAGTtgtgaattttttaagaataaaacatatccatgattaattgtttttttctttttgtattcttaggactattttttttttctttgaaacaaACACCTCTTAAGTATTTGTGaaaaaacatgactttgatttatGCATAACACATccttgagaagaaaaaaaattaacaatatcaaagtcacatattaaaaattagtttcataattactttaaaagatTGAAGGCTGTAAAATGTACTAGAGTTTTGCCAATAAATTAAAAGTCCTAATCACAgtcataaaataaatgttttgtcTTAAATTCTGCTTAACTTGAGCTCCTATCACTAATATACTAAAACTTATAATTATAGTGCTAAAATCTGTGTTGAATTCAGAATTCGGCATAACTTAAACTCCTGTCAAAAGTATTTCGCTGCTTGTATTAATAGGATAAAAATAAGGATTGGAAAGGAATTTTGTAGCTATGCTTTGGTGATTTGCTAGgatggagaaagaaaaaaaaaatagagaaattaatAAAGGAAAATGAGACTTTTAGGGATGACAAGTAGgggtcaataaataaataaataaaaaatacaggtAGGCTAAGTAATTTAACCCATCAACCTGCCTAACCCGATGAGTTGGGTGGGCTAATTGTTGGGTTGGCCCGTTTCCCATAAAttcatcattttatatttttatttttacatttttaaggattaattttGTGTGGTTAGATTAACTTGCTTTTATGACTTATGAGtgtatttgtaattatttaaagtatttggtctcttgaaatattattatctattgtttttgtgttgagaaatatcattttattatcaaatatcattttaatgtttcctttttattcttgctaattgaatttgcttagcatatcatatatctatatatatatagatagatatagatatatattttgctatttgattaaaattaaaattataggaGTTTATGGGTATtaagatgattattttttttaatggatttcGGTGGGTCAATGCACTACTCTCTTcatactcaatttttttttctgaaaggagtcattaaacttaaatataaactaaaaaatgcaCAAGTTTAgtggaataaaatataaacaaaatttaactaatttaaatttatttattgtcattatttttcaaacaattttaaaataatctaaatgTGAGCATcatctttaataaatataattaaagagagtttataaaaaataacaaaatatactagtgcttttttttataaaaaaatcctgAAAAAAGTAACGTCATTTTCGTGAAGTCCAAGGTCCATTGAACATGCACCTCACCTACCGCGTATCAAAGGCAAATCGGTGGACTGAGTGCTGCGAAAGTAAATGAGAAAGGCATGAGCCACCAAGGGAAAGGGACCACTAGGAGCAGACGCACGGTTGGACCAAGTTGCCCTTTTATTTCAATGATAgaaaaaccaaataaataaataaaattcttccGTATTTATCACTTCTTATTTCTTtgttaattataagatttacttttaaaaaagatttgTAAGATTTCTTACTAATTtataaatgtattaattaattaattttttttacatattctttcttttaatattaataagaaataagaaaaatataatttgaaaataaataataaaatgaattatttataaattagtaaaaaagaatcatatatTAAATTGTATTGAGCAATAAAGCAGAATTAATGTTTAGTTTGTGTGGAAATGAAAAAAGTGACAAGAAGTGAAGAGAATGCGGGTTGTTTGTTGTTCCAATTCAGGCGTGAGTGCTTTCCCTAGTTGTCTTAGATTCCCTCCACTGATCGCAATTTCAACAACACCCTCTTCGATCCGCTTTCTAAATTCTCCACCCCTCCGTTCCACTGCTTCGTGTAATTTCCATTCAACATCTCTCTCTCCAATCTTCAATCTTCAATCTTCAATCGCGACTATTCTAACATAATACGATTTCTTCGTTTGTGTTTGGTTGCGCAGCGCAACACGTTACAATAATGGCTTCGAAGAATTCTCAACAAGACACGCGCTTAGCGAGAATCGCCTCTGCAATCCGAGTCATCCCCGACTTTCCTAAGCCAGGTCGCTACTACTCTCTTCTTCTCTGATCCGATCATGTGCTTATGTTATGCTTATGTTGCATTCCTTGTTTCTGTCAGGAATTTTGTTTCAGGACATAACCACGCTGCTTCTTGATACAAAGGCTTTCAAAGACACCATTGACTTGTTTGTTGAGAGGTACAGAGATCAAAACATCAATGTTGTCGCAGGTACTCTACGCTCCCACACTTCTATTCTATCCATAATTTCATGCTTATGTAGTAATGCACACTTCTCATCAAATGAATTTGTTTCATCTGCCTCGTGGAGCCAACTTATTTATTGCAAAATTGGGTATAGTGAGGGAGTGGTAGTGATTTAAGGATTAAGACTTCATGTTAGTAAAGAACTGACAATATCATGTTACGAAAGAAAAAGACATAATGGGCCCTATGTAAAGCACGAGGTGCTCCTATGCCACGAGTTTAGTACTAGGTGAAGAAGAGTTTCTGTTATGTTCTTCAGCTTTTGATATTATAAGAATgaataccttttttttcttccaattctAGGAATGTAGCCTGTTATTTATGATGATAGTCTATGGGCACAAGTCATAATTATGTCTTTCTCTTGACCTGTTTCTAGTACAATACTGATACTATTTGTTGGAATGATCTCTTGAATAGCAAAAATTCATTAATTCACTGAGTTCCATACAAATTGCCGaagtgggatttttttttttaactcccaACATCAGAAGATAGTGGAAGCAAAATTAGATACCTATCAGTAATAATGTTCCTCGAATTCTGCATGGTTCATTTCCTTTACTTTTTGTCAAAATGAGTTACTAATTTGTGTTTGATGCCTGTATTTATGACCCAATGCAGGAGTTGAAGCTAGAGGCTTTATATTTGGTCCACCCATTGCATTAGCTATTGGAGCAAAATTTGTCCCCATGAGGAAACCCAATAAATTGCCtggtatatatgttttgtatctCTCTTTTGAAGTAATTGCATATAACATTGTCAGAAATTCCTACCTAGCAGATAATTATGGTTTGAGATCTTTGAATTTCTGTGTTGTGCATGTTCCTCTAATTCTAAGTTTTGTACTTCTTCACTGTGGTCAGTAAATGCTCTTGAAGTTTCAATGACAGAGAAGatgttttgatttgtttgaatGGTCATGTTTCAATTATCTTTACAGGGGAGGTTATCTCAGAAGAGTATTCTTTGGAGTATGGAACAGACAAAATGGAGATGCATGTAGGGGCTGTACAACCTGGAGAACGAGCCCTAATCATAGATGATCTTATTGCCACTGGGGGAACGTTAGGTGCTGCAATTAAGCTTCTAGGTAATCTTGTCAATACTAATGTTTTATGGGCTAGCAAAGAAAATCCTTTGAGTGAAAGTTGTTAATGTTTCTGCCTTCTTATAGCTATCCATGAGTGGGTCCTGACTGGCATCCTAGTCACACTTGTTGGTTTCATACGATGTGCCTCTCTCCTTAAAAATAAGAGCTGTAGGAAAGAGAGGTTTTGTTGTACCTTATATTAGAAAGAACTTGTATTTTTCTGTTTATGGATTAAAAAAGTCTTTAGAGGTTGTGCAAATGACCAAATCTGGACATATAGGACCTATTGAGCCACAAAAGAGATCATCCTATTAATGTTTTTAGCATTCAcgattatcttttttctttctgtttatTTATGCATTCAGAAAAATAATGCATGCATGATGTATTATTAATTAGAGACAAAAGCTTGCTTCTGGGCAATGAACCTAATAATACCCTTTTGATCTACCACAATAATGGTGTTTTCAAGTGACTGTTTAACCTGGAAGTGCGTTTTATAGTGTTTAATGCTTAACACTACCAGCATTTCAATACATTCTTAGTTGTTCTGTTCGTTACTCTCTTTATTGCAGAACGTGTTGGGGTGCATGTTGTGGAGTGTGCTTGTGTGATTGAATTGCCAGAGTTAAAGGTACAGCCTTAACATATACTTATCCTCACCTTGGCTAATTGTTTggcttaatttatttcttacatatataatacatgccgtaactttaaaaattaattaaataaacactGTAATCTGGATGACTATTATCTTTGAAAGTTATAGTTTGCTCTTAGGAACTCAAGCAATGTTAGCAAAACTAAAGAATGACAGTAAAAGTTGAATTAtatgtttgaaaattttgttttgagaTACATTAATCTAAAAAATTCTTGTGTAGGCACTGTGTGCAAAGTAATTTGTGCACCAAGCCGATGGATAATGACTTGATttgaaatttacaaatttaagaCCACACCTAACAGGACTTGTCAAATCAAttggatttatttatttgttttttttaggtattgtttgaataaacttctAGACAGACActtataggagaaaaaaataaataagtaaaatgaatcaagtttctcttaagttaaaaatcaacttatgcaccaCTTGAATCTTAAtgcttcatttatatttttagggatATGTATGTGTATTTATACAAATGAGcataaaccaaaaaagaaaataattagtcCCACTATTTTGGATCAAATCATTTGTCCTCTTAACGGGTAATTTGGAAagctaataagaaaaataaaatctgatAACACTCAATATTTCCCTTCAAACTGGAGCATATCTGTTAGATGAATCCAGCTTCTTACATATGTAAGTTATCCTAGGACCATAAGGACTTTGTCAACACGTTAGCAAATTGTTCCTTAGAGCTCACAAAACATCTATATGTCTAGTCTTCTAATGAAAGATAGCATTTGAAGTAAATGCCATGAAGCCCATCTCACAAAACTTCAACTCTTGAAGCATAAGCTTTAACTACAGTAGTTCACAAGTTGTATTAGCCACAGCCCAATACACTTCTGTACTTGATCTTGCAGCTTAAATTTGCTTCTTACTTTTCCACAATATCAAGTCCCCTCCAATAAAAACACAATAGCCTATTGTGGATCTTCTATCACTAGCATCTCTTTCCCAATTTGCATTTCTATGTACAATGGTGTTAGCTTGACCCTTGTCCATATCAATAAGCCCTTTGCCAGGTAATCCTTTGATTCATCTCAGGATCTGAACAACTACATTCCAATGACTATCATGTGGTGCATTGAAAAATTGACTGACAACATTAACATGAAAGTAAATGTCTGTTATTGTCAGTGTGAGATAATTTAACTTTccaaccttttttttatatttgcctAGGTTAGGATAGGGCTCCCCCTAATTTGGTAGAAATTTCTCATATAGTTTCTCTAAAGATGAGAATGCTTCTACAAATTAGCTTGTGCATAGGTTAATTTGAGCTTATGGAGaaactcatttcatttttttttctatatcttttcttctcctataagtgcTTTTGGATAAGCTTATCCAAACAGGTTTGGAGGTCATCAGTTGTGGTGTCCTGCCCTAAcatgtttgattttaaaataatacaagtGCAAATCTTGCTGGAGGAGGCTCAAAGAAAGTTCTGTCACCACTTGAATTCCTCTCTACTGATTATATTCTACATGGTTTATTAGAGCTTCTGGACTCTGGTCCTGAAGTGTTGTAGGCACTAATGATTCTTATTAACCTACGTCCATGTAGGtgtttttctactttttatttAGCAGAAATGCCATAACGTTTGCATTCTTTTGGTCTGGCTATtgactagttttaaaaatgttttgttgTGCATTACATGACTAATTTAAATACCAAATCTTAAGAGTTGCGACAGAAAATCGATTGCTATAAactaattttcctttttctggCTTATTTCAGGGGCGGGAAAGGTTGGGAGACAAGTCGCTATTTGTCTTGATTAATGGGGGAGCCTGATCTTTTTTCCAAGTGATTGTGTTTTTATTAGCTGGCTCTTGTTAGGAGCTTTATTGATGACTGCTTAGATTTCCTTAAGATACATTTTGATGCTGCGGAAACGGAAAGCGTGCTTTGTTTGAGCGCGCTCAGTTCtgctcaattattattattattatcttctgTGAGTCCCGTTTGGTAATGACGATTGAGAGAACGATGGCTATAATATAGGACTTGCTTGCCACTTGGCTGCGGAACATCCTAAGTGGCTAAGGTTTACTGAAAGGAACGGAACTCCATCTGATGCTCAATTGGACTGTGCTTTCCCTGTTTCCTTAAAACTGATATGCTCTTAACGTATAGCCACAAATATGCACTAGCCTTTAAGCCaccatcaaattaatttaattaatcacttcgtgcttaaatttaaatattataaatcgcACGTAAATTCACTGTAGCTTCGACATTTTTTCAACttctgaatatttttaaattcctttgttgaaaataaaaaaaaaaatcttcatctaatgctaacaaaaaaatctagagaataacattttttttagagaacttGTTGATTTCTGGTTTTATAGAAATAAATCTAGAAATcacaataaaataacatataaaataaatcataggcgattgcatattattttttctcaactatcatcattttttaaatttgaccttgtaaaattattatcacATCAATAATATCAAACCCTATGCAATTGTTATATCATTGACAATCTCTCTTTCATGACCTTGTATCCAATCCTTTTTCTTGGTAATTGAAGGACAATAAAATCATGTTAGGGATTGCAAATTTTCTTGAATTATCCACCAAAAACATCTTTGAAAGTAACTAACTTGTTATCTCCTTCGTGTGTTCTATGCAAACTAATTTATGGGTAGATGTGACAAAATGAGTTGGATTAGTCAGACCAGTTTAAATTTGTCTGATAAAATGTAAAGCttggatttaaatttttgaGTCTGAATTAAATGGAATCTTTTTAGCTTGATTCAATCATGGTCAAAATGTGAAATTAGCTTGTCAAAAGCCGAAAATCAACTTTTATAGAGTTTGGTCTTCATTTTAAAGACTTGAATtgaatctattttttttgtccaaTCCACCATAATCTGCATTCCGCATTGAACTAGGTAACCCGTTTTGTTAGATTTACTTATGCTATGGgtgataaaattcattttcttccCTAATGAAACACTAGCTTATAGAAACTTTGTATAGAAAAGAAACCTTAATTGTTGTCATTCAAGGCAATTGTTGTAAAACAATCTTTTCAGCAGAAAAATTGATACCATCCATTAACTAGTTTCATcatacaatataattattttttaaatgaataattcCAAATTATCTTGCAATACCAATTTCTTCCTAATTCTTCCACttgctaaaatataaaaaacattaagcTATGGTTTGATCTAGTTAAACACAGAAAAATTGagaaacaaatttcaaatacattattttaattcaaatatttttttctcaaatattttttcttctttttcattccaCACAACCAAACCATAGCTAAacggtttatttattttttatgttttaagatGTTAAATAcatttaccattttttttttacaaaatattgaaagaacacttaaaattttcataaaaggttttttttgtCCATTCCCATCCCACCCTATGAATCCAGAGTGACTTTACCTTTTTGTATTTCAATGGAGGAGTTGATACTGTAGACGCTGCCTGCCGCATATTTGCAACTCTTCCGCCCCTTTGGTCGATCATTTCCTTTCCGATTAAAATGTCGAATCGATCTAGTCAGGGTAGACAACatgacaacaataacaacaaggGTTTCGCCAAAACCCATAATCAGAAGAAATTCGTCCCCAAAAACCAAAGTCAAAATCCCAATCCTAACCCAACTCCAACCCTCTCAACCTCCCTCAGACAAACACAACCAAACAGAGGGCAGAAGGGGAATTTCGTTAAATACTTGCCGCAAGACGAAGCTGTGGCAGCGGGTCTCGGCGCCGAAGATGGAGCATTGGATCCCCTCGAATCTCAGAGAGTCGTAGATCTTTTGAACACACAGCTATCTCGCTTGCTCAAGTTGAAACCCAAGCAATTCTGGACACAAGGTGGTTACTACTTCCACACTTCTCTAATTATCCTTTTCAATCAAATCAAACCCAATCTCCtgtaatactaataatattcAACTTGCTCTTTAATTGTGTAATGTACGTGTTAATGTTGTTTATTACTGTATTTGCAGTGGCTACTGACACCTCCCTGCATGAGCTTTTGGACAGCTTCTTGCAGTTCAGGAGCAGGTGGTATGATTTCCCTCATCGCGGGGTGCAAGGGATTGTTGCCG encodes the following:
- the LOC100305792 gene encoding uncharacterized protein LOC100305792 (The RefSeq protein has 1 substitution compared to this genomic sequence), with the protein product MRVVCCSNSGVSAFPSCLRFPPLIAISTTPSSIRFLNSPPLRSTASSQHVTIMASKNSQQDTRLARIASAIRVIPDFPKPGILFQDITTLLLDTKAFKDTIDLFVERYRDQNINVVAGVEARGFIFGPPIALAIGAKFVPMRKPNKLPGEVISEEYSLEYGTNKMEMHVGAVQPGERALIIDDLIATGGTLGAAIKLLERVGVHVVECACVIELPELKGRERLGDKSLFVLINGGA